A genomic window from Fusarium oxysporum Fo47 chromosome X, complete sequence includes:
- a CDS encoding S-adenosyl-L-methionine-dependent methyltransferase, translating to MGSEQDSKPKTSSSPVASGSPPPVTTLSGQDPGETRRSPADDEDQQPEEHAPLQVDEDEIAGDDADSTYGSDRGSTYTASATSSIYDYQYENGRRYHAFREGQYVLPNDDQEQQRLDLQHHIWRLLLGGALHTAPLPNPDSPDEYRILDLGCGTGIWAIEMADEYPNATVAGVDLSPIQPDWVPSNCMFHVDDYEDEWTYRESEKFDYIHGRALSGTSADWMRFYKQALNNLKPGGYMEMQEYDAWIFSDDDSCDRAPWTMEWVNKLDEASKMFGKQINVAKYHKQWMIDAGFEDVVERVYRIPIGSWAKDPTLKELGKFELTHMQMSVESHTPALFTRVWNYSHDQVMVLMEGVKREFRSRELRLITSYRFITGRKPEEA from the exons ATGGGCTCTGAACAGGATTCCAAACCCAAGACTTCTTCGTCGCCCGTAGCCTCAGGGTCTCCTCCACCCGTTACCACTCTGTCGGGTCAAGATCCTGGCGAGACGCGCCGATCGCCCGCAGATGACGAGGACCAACAGCCAGAAGAGCATGCGCCGCTCCAAGTTGAT GAGGATGAAATAGCTGGCGATGACGCAGACTCTACTTATGGCTCTGACCGAGGCTCAACCTACACTGCTTCCGCCACGTCATCAATCTACGACTACCAGTATGAAAATGGTCGTCGCTACCACGCTTTTCGCGAGGGTCAATACGTCCTCCCCAATGACGACCAGGAGCAACAGCGCCTagatcttcaacatcacATCTGGCGATTACTCCTCGGTGGTGCCCTGCACACAGCTCCACTACCTAACCCAGACTCACCCGACGAATACCGCATCCTAGATCTCGGCTGCGGCACTGGCATTTGGGCCATAGAAATGGCCGACGAGTACCCCAACGCAACAGTCGCCGGCGTCGATCTCTCCCCGATCCAGCCGGACTGGGTACCCAGTAACTGCATGTTTCACGTTGACGACTACGAAGATGAGTGGACGTACCGCGAAAGTGAAAAGTTTGACTACATCCACGGTCGGGCGCTCAGCGGCACGAGTGCAGATTGGATGAGGTTTTACAAGCAGGCGCTTAATAATCTCAAGCCAGGCGGGTACATGGAGATGCAGGAGTATGATGCGTGGATCTTCAGCGACGACGATAGTTGTGATAGGGCGCCGTGGACGATGGAGTGGGTCAacaagcttgatgaggcgAGTAAGATGTTTGGGAAGCAGATTAATGTTGCAAAGTATCATAAGCAGTGGATGATTGATGCTGGGTttgaagatgttgttgagagagTTTACAGA ATACCCATTGGTTCATGGGCGAAAGATCCGACGCTGAAGGAGCTGGGAAAGTTTGAGCTGACGCATATGCAAATGTCGGTTGAGTCGCATACACCAGCTCTGTTCACGCGCGTATGGAATTATTCGCACGATCAGGttatggtgttgatggagggTGTGAAGAGGGAGTTTCGAAGTCGTGAGTTGAGATTGATCACGAGTTATCGATTCATCACAGGACGGAAGCCAGAAGAGGCTTAG